Sequence from the Aromatoleum petrolei genome:
CGTCCTACGTGTTCCAGACCGACATGATCTGTGTCGAGCACGAATGCGAAGGGCGCGGCGACGAGCACTGCTCGTGGACCCTCATGAACGCTGCGGACTGCGAGCCGGAATTCGAAGGCCTGCGCAAGTACTTCCAGCCGCTCAACATCAAGGACCGCATCAACGTCCTCGAAGGCAAGGTGTACGAGCGCACGCGGGAGCTGGAGGCGTCCGAGCAACGCTACCGCAACCTGATCGAGGACCTGCCTGAGATGGTATTCGCGCTGCACGTCTCAGGCCGCATGCTGCAATTGAACAAAGCCGGGCGCACGCGGCTGGGTATCACGCCGGAACAGCTGCCGAACATGCGCCTGCGCGACCTCGTGCTGCCCGAATACCGCGTCGCCGCGTCCAACTTCCTCAAGAGCATCGCCAACGCGCGCGCTGCCACGCGCCTCGACGTCGTCATGCGCGATGTTGCGGGGCTGCCGGTGCCCATGCGCCTGCAGGTCGAGCCGGTGTTCAAGGATGACAAGATCGTCGGCTACAGCGGACTCGCCATCGACATAACTGCCCAGCAGGAGCGCGAGCGCAAGCTCACCGAGTACGCCGCGCGCCTGGAGAACCGCGAGCAACAGATCCAGGACATCATCAACGACGCCGTGTATGTCCTCGACCTCGACGGCCGCTTCAGCTTCGTCAACGCCCGCATGGCCGAGCTGCTGGGCGTGCCCGCGGACCGCGCGATCGGTCGCGCCTGCGGCGATCTGATGCTGCATTCGTCCGCATTGCGCGTGGAGCGCGACTTCCGGCGGCGCCTGGCGGGGGAGGGCGGTCCGCCGTTCGAGATCATGCTTGCACCGGGCGGCGAGCCGAACCGCCTGCTGGAGGTCAGCTCCGCCGTGCTGTCCACCGCCGGCCGCCCCGAAGGCGTGATCGGCGTCGCCCGCGACATCACCGCCCGCCGCGAAATGGAGCGCCAGCTCGCGCAGGCCAACCGCCTCAGCTCGCTTGGGCAGTTCGCATCCGGCATCGCACACGAGATCAACAACCCGCTCGGCCTCGTCTCCGGCTTTGCCGAAGAACTGCAGTCGCTGATGGAGTCGATCCCGGGGGCGCAGTCGAATCCCGATTTCGACATCCTGCGCCAGGGGCTCACGACCATCCAGGAACAGGCCCAGCGCTGCAAGGCCATCACCGACAACCTGCTGCTCTTCTCGCGCAAGCAGGCGGTGCCGCTTGAGGCGGTCGATCTCGCGATGCTGGTGCGCGAACGGCTCGACTCGTACCGCGAACTCGGCCTCACGCGCGGGCTCCAGGTCGAAATGGCGGTCGACAAGCCGTTGCCGCCCATTGCGACCAACCCGACCTTGCTCGACCAAGTATTGCGCAACCTGCTGAAGAACGCGGGCGATGCCATGAACGGGCGCGGGAGAGTGCGGGTCGAACTGCGGCCGGTCAACGGCGGGGTGGAACTCGACGTGCTCGACGAAGGGCCGGGCCTGCCCGCGGGCATCATCGACCACGTCTTCGACCCCTTCTTCACGACCAAGGCCCCCGGGCGCGGAACGGGGCTGGGGTTGTCCATCTGCTACGGCATCCTGTCCGAGCTCGGCGGGCGCATCGACTGCGGCAACCGACCCGAGGGCGGCGCCTGGTTCCGCATCCACCTTCCCGCCGACGAGATGGGCTCCGACGGGGGCATCGAGGCAAGACTGCAATGAAAGGCCACATCCTGATCGTCGATGACGAGGCGCTGTACCGGCAGCTCCTCACCAGCCGCCTGGGCCGCGCCGGTTACGGGCTGAGCGAGGCCGCCGACGGCGAGGCTGCGCTCGAATGCGCACAGCAGGGCGGCGTCGACCTCGCGCTGGTCGATATCAAGATGCCCGGCATCGACGGCATCGAGGTCCTCAAGCGCCTGAAGCAGCTCGACCCCCAGATCGAAGTCGTGATCCTCACCGGCCACGGCAATGTCGACAGCGCCATTTCGGCGATGAAGCTGGGCGCCTTCGACTACCTTTCGAAGCCCTACAAGCTCACCGAGCTCGACATCGTCGTCGAACGTGCGCTGGAAAAGCGCATGCTTGCGCGCCGCTGCGCCGCCCTCAGCGCCGAAGTCGCTCTCCTGCGCGGTGGCGACGACGCCGCGGTCATCGGCCGCAGCGCGGCATGGCAGCTTACCCTGGAGCTCGTGCGGAAGGCCGCGCCGCTCGACCTGCCCGTCCTCGTCACCGGCGAGAGCGGCGCCGGCAAGGAGATCGTCGCCGGCCTGCTGCACCGCTGGAGTGCGCGCGCAGCGGAAGCCTACGTCCCACTCAACTGCGGCCTGCTCGACGACGACCTGGTCGAAAGCGAACTCTTCGGCCACAAGCGCGGTGCGTTCTCCGGCGCCACGGCGGACAAGGAAGGCCTCTTCGAAGTCGCCAACGGCGGCACGCTGTTCCTCGATGAAATCGGCGAACTCCCCGCCGCCTGCCAAGCCAAGCTGCTGCGCGTGCTCGACTCCGGCGAATTCCGCCAGCTCGGAGCGACCGCGCTGCGCCGCACCGATGCGCGCGTCGTCGCCGCCACGCACCGCGACCTCGACTCGCTCGTCGCCGAAGGCAAGTTCCGCCACGACCTGTTGTACCGCCTCAACGTCGTGCATATCCCGGTGCCGCCGCTGCGCGAGCGTGTCGAGGACATCCCCCTGCTGGTCGAGCACCTCATACGCCGCAGCGCACGTTCCGCCGTGCCGCCCCGACTCACGCCGGCCGCGCTCGCGCGCCTGTGCGCCTACCGCTGGCCCGGCAACGTGCGCGAACTGCGCAACGCCGTCGAGCGCCTCGTCGCATTCGGCGACGGCCAGACCATCGACGAGGACAGCGTGTGCGCGATCCTGCGCCTGCCGCTGGAAAAACCGGCGCAGTTCCCGTCGCCCGCGCCTGCCTTCACCGACATCCTGCCGCTCGAGCACATCGAGCGCGACTACGTGACCTGGGTGCTGGAGCGGCTCGACGGCAACGTCAGCGCCGCCGCACAGGCGCTCGGCGTTTCGCGCTCCACTGTCTATCGCGTGCTGCGCTCGGCGACCGCAGTAGAGTAAGGAAAGGGCGGGAAACCTATTCCGCCGCGAGATTGCGGCAGATGCGCTCGACCAGCGCGATCGTCTGCGCCCGCTCCGCTTCCGTCATCCCGGCCAACGCCTTCTCGCGCACCGCGGCGCCCACCCGCGCGATGATTTCCAGCTGCGGCCGCGCCGCGTCGGTCAGATACAGCTGGTGCGCGCGCCGGTCGGCTGGATCGGACCGGCGCTCGACCAGCCCCTCGCCCGCGAGCTGGTCGATCATCCGCACCAGTGTCATCGGCTGGATTTCAAGGCGCTCCGCCAGTGCCACCTGCCGAATGCCCTCGTTGCGCTCCAGATGGATCAGCACGCGCGCGCGTGCGAGCGTCAGGGGGCTGTCCTCCAGGGTGGCGACAAAGGCGTGCCGCATCAGGCGGGCGGCATCGGCAAGGAGGAGCGTGAAGCTGATTTCGCTGAGAGCCACGTGAGAGGTCAGTGTGATAATAAGCGGTACTGATTGTATAACTGTGCCCGATGCTCGTGAAGCGCCGCATGCCCGTGCCGCTGCTTCAATCACCTCTCATCGCGCAAAAGCGCGTAGACGGTGGGTACCCCAAAGGTGAAGTGAAGCACGAGAGCGCCGGGGGCGGCTCACTTGAGCCAGCCCGTTCAGGCCCGTGTTACGTACTTTGCATCGACATAGACCCAAGCCGTTCCCCCGGACGCGAGAGCGGCCGAGACTCGCCGGTAAGCCGACACCTCGTACCTGTCCGCTTGCTCCAGCTCCGCGTCCGTGATCTCGAACACCGTGCCTGGTACTCGTGCATCGGGCTCGCCGGTGTAGCGCACGATGGGGTGATGAGTCTTCCCGCTGGTGCGAACAACCTCCGCATCGTCGATCGCGACCATCGATTGCTCGTATCCAACCAACGCGTCGGGCGTGCCGGCGAGCTGCCGACCGAAGGTGGCGAATTGAACGTTCGCCTGTTGCAGCGTGCCGTACGAAAAGAGCAATGGCATGTGGAGACCTGAGGGTTCGAATCGAAGTGGAGTATGAAGCCTGTCGAAGGCAAGCGGCAACCGGGGCTCTCAGCGCGAAGGGCTCCGGCAAGCGCAGCGTGGCGGGCGTCCGGTTGGCCGCCTACAAAGGCATTGCCTGGCAGGTGCTTGCCTCGATGAGCGGCACTTGCGCTGGCGCGCACGGGTTCCTAGAAACGAAATGCGTTGACGTGTCGCAGAAGGTAGCGAGCAAGCCCGACAAATACCGTCGCCCACGCGGCAAGCGCGATGTACATGAACAGCTGCGGCAGGAAGCGGAGGAACTCGAATCCCATCGCCTCGATCATCTGGTGGGTGCAGGTTGCGTACATGCCCAAGGGGAAGACCGCGCCCCAGTAGAGCGGGTCGTATCTCAACGGGAAGCGCCGATAGACGTGCCGCCAGATGAACAGGAGCAGCAGCATGGGAATCCACCATGTGCCGGTCGCCCAGTAAAAGACGGTGAAACCCTTGATGAACGGCAGCAGCGAAAGCAGGAAGGGGGCATCGGGCGAGTTCAGAATGAGCAGCGATCCGGCCAGGGTCGAGATTGCCATCGCGCCCATGTTGATCCAGTAAGGGGGCGACAAGTCACCGGGCGAGAACGGAAAGAACGTGTAGCGATAGAAGATCAACGACATCATCCAGATATAGAGCATGCCGCCCCACAACCACATCGACAGTGCCAGGAAGTTCATCTCCAGCCGCCCCGGCTGCTCGACATGAGGCGCAAGCAATGCGCTGAGCACCGCGATCGATTGCGTCGCCACGACGGCCAGTAGCCACGCCCCACTGATCCCCTGATGCAGCGGCGGCTTGTGCTCCTTGACCGTGAGGCCGGTGAAGATGGTGTAGGTGAGTCCGATCCATAGCACGCCCGCCCCTCCCCAGAGCGCCATGGCGGTGCGGTAATCCGCAGCCAGCACCACAAACTGGCTCCCGAGTACGCACGTGCCTGCCACGATCGTGAAGAAACCGGGCCCGCGAAGGTGATCGATCAGATCGTCGAAGAACAGGCGCGGGTAGCGTACGACGCGCAAGATGGTCAGAAACCATAGCAAGACATAGACGACGCAATTGAGCAGGAACAGCGCCTTGGCCACGGACTGCATTCCCAGCAGGTGTGTGGCGAGCGAGACGATACCCGTTGCCATGACCATGCCGAAATATGCCGGAGATAATCCGGCCAGCCGGGCTTGCACCGGTTCACCCTGCGGCCCGGTCGCTGTCGCGCTCTTGCATTCGAATGAAGGAGTTCTCATCGCACGGGAAATGGCAAAGTGATTTGAGGCGGCTAACGTTTCAGCTCGACGGTGCGCCGCTTGCGCTGCGTCTTTTGCCGCGAGTCGTCAGGCCGCATTGCGGTTCTCATCAACGCATCTGAAACAATTCTTGATGGAATCGCTCGGGCGGCAGGCCGTGGGCGAGAAAGTCCTCGCGCAGCGACTGACCGAACCCCCGCGGGCCACAGAACCAGATACTGGCCGACCGCCATTCCGGTACGGTGGCACGGATACGTTCGCCATTCAGCCGACCATCTTTCGGGCTGACAAGAAGGTGCATGCGCACGCCCGCAACCTCGGCGTCAGCGGTAAGACGGTCAATCGCTGCCTGGTCGAACTCGGCAGTCGGGTGAAAGAGATCGATCGCCTTAGTGTCCGATGTGGCGGCACGTTGTTTGAGGCGGGCGATAAACGGCGTGATGCCGATGCCCGCACCGATCCAAATCTGGCACGGTTGCTCG
This genomic interval carries:
- a CDS encoding PAS domain S-box protein — encoded protein: MRADQLDFYSLVEFSPDSGAIQFSGRRAILLHTDAMGALRKELVETLGADIAKVILTRYGFSCGFEDAGLLPGFMHPDTLEEFVRGGPRVHMFSGIAEVETHIVEVDHEQGHYRMSGNWRRSYEAEQHLRLFGRSDEAVCWTLAGYASGFASYVFQTDMICVEHECEGRGDEHCSWTLMNAADCEPEFEGLRKYFQPLNIKDRINVLEGKVYERTRELEASEQRYRNLIEDLPEMVFALHVSGRMLQLNKAGRTRLGITPEQLPNMRLRDLVLPEYRVAASNFLKSIANARAATRLDVVMRDVAGLPVPMRLQVEPVFKDDKIVGYSGLAIDITAQQERERKLTEYAARLENREQQIQDIINDAVYVLDLDGRFSFVNARMAELLGVPADRAIGRACGDLMLHSSALRVERDFRRRLAGEGGPPFEIMLAPGGEPNRLLEVSSAVLSTAGRPEGVIGVARDITARREMERQLAQANRLSSLGQFASGIAHEINNPLGLVSGFAEELQSLMESIPGAQSNPDFDILRQGLTTIQEQAQRCKAITDNLLLFSRKQAVPLEAVDLAMLVRERLDSYRELGLTRGLQVEMAVDKPLPPIATNPTLLDQVLRNLLKNAGDAMNGRGRVRVELRPVNGGVELDVLDEGPGLPAGIIDHVFDPFFTTKAPGRGTGLGLSICYGILSELGGRIDCGNRPEGGAWFRIHLPADEMGSDGGIEARLQ
- a CDS encoding sigma-54-dependent transcriptional regulator, which produces MKGHILIVDDEALYRQLLTSRLGRAGYGLSEAADGEAALECAQQGGVDLALVDIKMPGIDGIEVLKRLKQLDPQIEVVILTGHGNVDSAISAMKLGAFDYLSKPYKLTELDIVVERALEKRMLARRCAALSAEVALLRGGDDAAVIGRSAAWQLTLELVRKAAPLDLPVLVTGESGAGKEIVAGLLHRWSARAAEAYVPLNCGLLDDDLVESELFGHKRGAFSGATADKEGLFEVANGGTLFLDEIGELPAACQAKLLRVLDSGEFRQLGATALRRTDARVVAATHRDLDSLVAEGKFRHDLLYRLNVVHIPVPPLRERVEDIPLLVEHLIRRSARSAVPPRLTPAALARLCAYRWPGNVRELRNAVERLVAFGDGQTIDEDSVCAILRLPLEKPAQFPSPAPAFTDILPLEHIERDYVTWVLERLDGNVSAAAQALGVSRSTVYRVLRSATAVE
- a CDS encoding MarR family winged helix-turn-helix transcriptional regulator, whose protein sequence is MALSEISFTLLLADAARLMRHAFVATLEDSPLTLARARVLIHLERNEGIRQVALAERLEIQPMTLVRMIDQLAGEGLVERRSDPADRRAHQLYLTDAARPQLEIIARVGAAVREKALAGMTEAERAQTIALVERICRNLAAE
- a CDS encoding gamma-glutamylcyclotransferase family protein, with product MPLLFSYGTLQQANVQFATFGRQLAGTPDALVGYEQSMVAIDDAEVVRTSGKTHHPIVRYTGEPDARVPGTVFEITDAELEQADRYEVSAYRRVSAALASGGTAWVYVDAKYVTRA
- a CDS encoding tellurite resistance/C4-dicarboxylate transporter family protein, coding for MQARLAGLSPAYFGMVMATGIVSLATHLLGMQSVAKALFLLNCVVYVLLWFLTILRVVRYPRLFFDDLIDHLRGPGFFTIVAGTCVLGSQFVVLAADYRTAMALWGGAGVLWIGLTYTIFTGLTVKEHKPPLHQGISGAWLLAVVATQSIAVLSALLAPHVEQPGRLEMNFLALSMWLWGGMLYIWMMSLIFYRYTFFPFSPGDLSPPYWINMGAMAISTLAGSLLILNSPDAPFLLSLLPFIKGFTVFYWATGTWWIPMLLLLFIWRHVYRRFPLRYDPLYWGAVFPLGMYATCTHQMIEAMGFEFLRFLPQLFMYIALAAWATVFVGLARYLLRHVNAFRF